The window CGGCGGCACCTCGCACCCCGGGTGCCGCGCTCCTCACGTCCGCACCGTAGCGAGGGACCGCGGCGCGGGAGCACCCGCACCACCCACCCCGGCCGGCTCGCCTCAGCGGCGCCCGGCCTTGTGCTCGGCGACGACCGCCTCCACCCGCTGCAGCACCGACCGCACGCCGACGTCGAAGGCGGAGCGGCACTCCACCGGCGTGGCGCGGACGACGCCGACGGTCACCCCGACGGCCCGGTCCTCGCTGCGGCGGCCGCGCACCGGCAGCGGCGCCGGTGGTGTCCACGCGCGGACGACGTCGGCGGTGCGCCGGGCCCCGTCCTCGTCGGTGCCGGGCAGGACGACGGCGAACTCGTCGGCCCCCAGGCGGCCCGCGGTGGCGGTGGGCGGCAGCGCCGAGCGCAGGTGCGCGGCGAAGGCGATGAGGAGAGCGTCGCCGGCGGCCAGGCCGTAGGAGTCGTTGACGGCGCGGAACCCGTCGAGGTCGGCGAGCAGGACGCAGACGGGCTCGTCGCGGTCGACGGCCGCACCGAGCGCCGCGGACAGCCGCTCCTGCAGCAGGCTGCGCGTGGCGACGCCGGTGAGGGCGTCGCGGTGGGTGGCCCTGGACATCTGCGCGGTCCGGTCGCGCAGCACGCGGGTGGCCGCCCGCAGCGACTGCTCCAGCTCGCGCACGGGGGTGACGTCGCGGCTCACGAGGACCGCCCCCGCGTACCCGCCGTGCGCGTCGTGCAGGGCGGTCGCGGCCGACTCGACGACCAGCGTGCGCCCGCCGGTGGTGGTGACCTCGACCTCGACACCGGACCAGCCGTGGCCGGCGGTCAGCGCGCGCCGCACGGCCCGGAGGTACTCGTCGGCTCCGTGACCGCGGGTCAGCCCCTGCACGTGCCGGCCCACGAGGTCCGCGGCCCGCACGCCGTAGAGGCGCTCGGCGACCTTGTTGAGCAGCTGGACCGTGCCGCGGGCGTCGACGGTGACGATGGCGTCGGAGACGTGCTCGAGCAGGCCCTCCAGCAGCCGGCGGCTCACGACCCCGACGTCGCCCTCGCAGACGCGCACGGAGGTGTGGCGCAGGTGCCCGTCGGACCAGACGACCGCGGACCCGGTGACGCGGCGGTCGCGGGCGTCGCGCAGGTCCACCGGGCCGGTCGCCCCGGGGACGTCCCCGAGGACCTCGCGGGGGCAGCGGCCCAGGACGTCGGCGGCGAGGTGGCCGAAGACGGTCTCGGCGGCCCGGTTCCACCGGGCCAGGCGACCGTCGGCGTCCACCGACCAGGTGGGGTCGGGGAAGGTGTCCAGGACGCCGGTCCCCTCGACCTCCTGCGCGTCGACCCGCACCGCCCCACCCCGTTCCCGGACCCCCTCTGGACCCACCTGCAGGTGATCGGCGGTGGCGGGCGGGACGGAGAGAGCCCGAACGGGTGGATCAGGGGCTCGGCGCGGTGCGGCGGCTCGACAGGACGAGGTGGCGGACCTGCTCGAGGATCTCCTCGAGGTCGGTGACGGGGATCCCCATGGACGCCGACCCCCACAGCCCGTCCCCGATGAGCTGGACCAGCCGGGCCAGGCCGCGGTCACCGTCGAGCTGGTCCTCGATGAGCTCGCGCCAGCTGTCGTTGACGGCGACGTAGGCGGCCGCGGCCCGCGAGTCGCCCTCCTGGGCCAGCCGGAGCATGGCGACGAGGGCGGTGCTCAGCGGGTCCGACTCGGTCCCGTCGACCAGGGAGACGGCCTCCGTCGACGACGTGCGGACGTAGTACTCGGCCGGGCCCTCCGGGGCGGTGCGCATCCGCTCGACGTCCTCGGCGGCGAACCGCTCGAAGCGCTGGACGAGGCCCTCGACGAGGGCGTCCTTGGAGGCGAAGTGGTAGAGCAGGCCGCCCTTGGACACGCCCGCCCGGGCCGCGACGGCCTCGAGCGTCGCCGAGCGCGCACCGCTGCTGACGACGAGGCCGGCGAAGGCGTCGACGAGGCGGTCGCGGGTGGCGGCGGGGTCCCTGGGCACCGGAGGAGGGTAACGACTCGCCGACTATACCGTCCGGACGGTACAGTCGAGGGGAAGCCGACGCGACGAACCGAGGAACCGTGACCACCACGACCGCCCAGCCGGTCTCCCCCGCCCCCTCCGACCGCCCCACCGCCCGCCAGCGGGCCGCCCTGGCCGTGCTCGTGCTGCCGGTGCTGATCATCTCCGTCGACATGACGGTCCTGAGCTTCGCGCTGCCCGCGATCAGCGAGGCCGTCTCCCCCACCGGCACCCAGCTGCTGTGGATCGTCGACGGGTACTCCCTGGCCATCGCCGGCCTGCTCGTGACGATGGGCACCCTCGGCGACCGCCACGGCGCCCGCAAGCTCCTGCTCATCGGCTCGGCCGGTTTCGGGCTGGTCTCGCTGTTCGCCGCGTTCGCCGACTCCGCGACCGCGCTCATCACCGCGCGCGTGGCCCTCGGGGTGTTCGGCGCCACCCTCATGCCGTCGACGTTGTCGCTGCTGCGCAGCACGTTCACCGACCGGGAGCAGCGCCGGACGGCCTTCGCCGTGTGGGCCGGCGGGTTCGCCGCCGGGGGCGCCCTCGGGCCGATCGTCGGCGGTTGGCTGCTGGAGCACTTCTGGTGGGGTTCGGTCTTCCTGCTGAACGTCCCGTTCATGGTCCTGCTGCTGGTCCTGGCCCCCCTCGTCGTGCGCGAGCACCGCGGCGGCGGTGCGCACGGGCGCCTCGACCTCGTGAGCGTCGTCGTCTCGGTGCTGGCGCTGACCTCCCTCGTCTACGGCGTCAAGACGCTCGCCGAGCACGGCCTCGCCACCGTCCCCGTCGCGACGTTCCTGGCCGGCGTCGCCCTCGGCGCCGTCTTCGTCCGCCGCCAGCTGCGGCTGGCCGAACCGCTCCTGGATGTCGACCTGTTCCGCCTGCCCGTCTTCCGCTCCTCCGTGCTCGCCAACCTCATGAGCATCTGCGGGATGACGGGGATGCTCTTCGCCGTCTCCCAGCACCTGCAGCTCGTCCTGGGGATGCGCCCGCTGGACGCGGGGCTGCTCCTGCTGCCCGGCGCCGTCGTGACGTTCGCGTCCGGGCTGCTCGCCGCCCGCCTGGCGCGCCGGCTGCGGCTGGACCTGCTCATCGCGACCGGCCTGCTGCTCGGCACCGCCGGGTACGCCGTCATGGCCCTGCTCGGGCCCGGCGGCGGGTCGGCGCAGGCCGCCCAGCTCGCCGTCGCCTTCGCCGTGCTGTGCGCGGGGGCGGGCCTGGCCGAGACGCTGACGAACGACGCGATCCTGTCGGCCGCCCCGCCGCACCGGACCGGGGCCGCCTCGGCGATCTCCGAGACCGCCTACGAGGTCGGCGCCGTCCTCGGCACGACCGTCCTGGGCAGCGTGCTCAACGCCGTCTACCGCGCCCGCGTCGAGGTGCCCGCGGGGGCCGAGGCCGCCCGCGAGACGCTCGGCGCGGCGGTCGAGCTGTCCTCGACCCTGCCCGGCGGCGAGGCGCTCCTCGCCTCGGCGCGCGAGGCCTTCACCCGCGGCCTCGACGCGACGGCCGCGGCCGGGGCCGTCCTGACGGCGACCGCAGCCCTCGTCGTCTGGCGCTCGCTGCGCCCCGGTGAGCGCCCCGCCGCGTCGTCCCGGGATGTGGTCACGGCCGAGCGGTCCTAGCGTCGGGGCACTGGAACGGGACGTGAGGAGCACGCGGTGCCGAAGACCTCGAAGTCGGGCGAACCCCTGGAGGACGAGCTGCCGAGCACGTTGCAGCGCTCGGACGAGGAGGCGCAGGAGACGTTCGCGAAGGCGCACGACTCCGCCGCCGAGTCCTACGACGACGAGGCCCGGGCCCACCGGGTCGCGTGGGCGGCGGTCAAGCACACCCACGAGAAGGTCGGCGACCACTGGCAGCCCAAGGAGGACGGCCGCAAGGGGCCCTCGGACCCGCAGGCCGAGGGCGGCGTCGACACCGACCGCCGCACCTCCGGCGGCGTCGACGAGCACGCGACGAAGGAGCACCTGCTCGAGATCGCCCGCGAGCTCGACGTGCGGGGCCGGTCGTCGATGGACAAGGCCGAGCTCGTCGAGGCGGTCCGGAAGGCCAACGACGCGGCGACGCGGGACAGCCGGTCGTAGCCGCCACCTCGCCGGGCGGGCTCAAGCCGGGGGCGGGACGTGCCGATGGGGCCGGCACCCGAGCAGCACAGGAGAGCATCGTGGAGCACCCCCGTCGCGCAGCGGCCCTCGTCACCGGCGCGGCCGGTCTGCTCGCGGCCTCGGCCTGCGTCGTGGGGACCTCGGTCGGGCAGGTCGCCGGGCCGGCGGCGTCACCGCCGGTCCGGGCGAGCAGCGCCCCCTCGGCCGAGTTCGTCGCTCCCCTGCACGTGCCCGCGCCGCCGGCCGGTGTCCTCGGCCCGGCGGGGGGCGAGGCGGCCGACGGGGGCGCGGGCGTGCTGGGGCCCGAGGACGTGATCACCCCGACCCCGACCGTGCCGCTGCGCGCCGTGATCCGGCCCGCCTGAGGGCGGGGACCCCGGCTCGGGGTCCGGGGACGACCCCGACGTCACGGGCCGGCGACGAGGGTGAGGACCACCCACGTCGCCGGGAGCAGCAGCGTCGCGAGGACCCCCGCCACGACCAGCCGGGGCGAACGGGCCGCGGCACCGGAGAACGTGGCCGCCAGGCCGAGGGCGACCGCCGCCGCTCCGACGACCAGGGGCCCCAGCGACCCGGCCCGGTGGGCCCACGGGAGGCAGACCGCGCACACGACGGCCAGCACCAGGGCCGTGATCGACCACCGCGCAGCGGTCGGTCCGCTCAGCACCTGCACGACCTGCCCCGCGGGGTGGTTCCGCGGCCGCGGGGCAGCACCGGCGCGCGCTCCGGACCGGGGCTCACCCCGGCGTCACCAGCGGCGCCGCGCAGCGGCGGTGCGCGGCCTCGACCTCCTCCTGCTGGCGCCGGGCCCGGTCGGCCAGGCCCCGGACCCCCGAGGTCCAGTCGCCGCGCAGCTCCTGGACGGCGACCAGCTCCCCGAGCAGGCGCGCGGCCACCGCGCGCCGGTGCAGCCCGCCGAGCACGTCCTCCAGGGCCAGCAACGCCTCCACGACCGCGGCCCGCGCCGGGTGCGCCGTCGGCAGCACCCCCGCGACCCGGTCGAGCACGGGCAACCGGTGCAGGAGCGGGGCGACGCGGCCGGCGTGGGCGGACAGCCAGCCGACGCCGACGACGGCCCAGTCGGTGCTCGCGCCGAGCCGCCGCATGGCCGTCCGCAGCGCGGCCCGGTCGGCCGCGACCTCGCGGCGGACCCGCAGCAGCGTCGTGCGCTCGCCGGCCAGGACGTCGAGGGCGGCGGCCCGTCGCAGCTGCTCGGCGAGCCCGGTCGCGGCGGCGAGCTGCTCGTTGAGGTAGGCGCGCAGGACGGGGTCCGCGTCGGGGGTCCCGCGGCGCCGCCCGGGGACCAGCGCGGCGATCGTGGGCACGAGGAGGACGCTAACCCGCATGGAGTTCCTGCGCGCCCTGCCGGTCCTGCCGGTCCACGACCTCGACGCCGAGACCGCCTTCTACGCGGCGCTGTCGTTCCACGTGCAGCACCGCGAGGACGGCTTCGCCGCGCTGGAGAGCGGGGAGGTGGTCTTCGGCCTGCGCCGGGTCCCGGCCGACGTGCCGGTCCCGCCGGCCGGGGTGTCCTGGCAGGTGGAGGTCGACGACGTCGCCGAGGTGCTCGCGGGAGCGCGCGCGGGCGGCCTGCTCGTCCGCGAGGCGCCGCACCAGCGCGACGGCGGTCGCTGGACCCTGCGCCTGCTCACCCCCGCCGGCTACGAGCTGGTCCTCGACGGTCCCTCCTCGGGCACGACCGTCCTGGACCTGCGGTCCCTGGCGCTGTCGCTGCCGGACGTCGTCGAGCTGGTCGACGAGGGCCGGACGGGGTTCCGGCGGATCGGCGGCGCGTGGTTGGCGCGGGTGGCCGGCGACCACGCCGAGCTGCACACCGGCGAGGGGCCCGGCGGGGTGACGGCGGTGGACCTGCGCACGGTGACGCGCGAGCACCTGGAGGAGCTGCTGCGATCGGCGTGGGAGGTCACCCCCGGACCCGTCGCCGACGTGGGACCACTGCGCACGGAGTGACGGGTGTGACACACGGTGACGGTCGTGGTGCGGTGAGCTGCGGTGTTCCGGTGGAACGCTCCCCCCTGGTCACGTAGCGTGTTTAAGCGATCACACGATCGGGGAGACACAGGGGGAAGAACGATGGACGCTGCGCAGGGCGGCACGATCATGACCGAGGGGCCCGCGGTCGACACCACGGTCACCCTCATGCCCACGAGCGCCGCCGGCGCGGGCGCCTGGCGCACCGGGACGGTCCGCTCGTGGACGGCCGGTGCCGCCGGTCTCGTCGTGACCAGCCACGTCACCGCCAGCCGAGCGACGGTCGAGGAGCTCGACGGTCAGCGCGTCTGGGTCAGCACCGACCCCGGCGACGGTTCCGCCGTCACCCCGCACGCCGTCTTCCAGGCCGTCGCCCGGGCCCACCGCGACGACGAGCTCGCGCTCACCGGCGTGATGCTGCTGGCCGCGGAGACCCGTCGCGGCGCCGTCCGCGCCCCCGTGTCCCTGCCGGCCCACCTCACGACCACCGACGGCGTCGCCGACGTCCGCACCGTCGACTACTCCCGCACCGGCATGCGCATCGAGGGCGCCGCCGACGTGCCCGGCGGCACGGACGTCGAGGTCGCCCTCGAACTGGCCGACGGCCTCGAGGTCCACGGCCGCGGCGAGGTCGTCCGCGTCGACGAGGAGTCCGGCGAGGCCGTCGTGCGCTTCGTCGAGCTGGAGGAGGGGGCCGCCGAGGCCCTGGAGCGCAGCGTCCTCACGGAGCTGGCGCGGCAGAACCGCCCCTGACACCCGCACCGTCCGACCCGCACGCGCAGCACCCCCGGACCGGGACCGGTCCGGGGGTGTCGTGCGCCGGCACGACGGGCGGGTCAGCCGAGGCTGGTCGGCTCACCGTCCCCCGGCGCCGGGGAGGCGCTGTCCGCGGGCGGTGCCGGAGCCCCGACCGGCGGGGTGGGCGGAGCCGGGTGCCCGACCTCGACGCGGGTGGCGGTGAAGGAACCGTCGTCGCCGACGGCCGTGCCCACCGCGGCCTCGGCGTGCACGTGCTCACCCACCGTGATCGAGGACGCGTCGGCGGTCTCGCCGTCCCGCAGGACCCGCGCCCCGGCGACGTCGACGACCGTGCTGGTCCCGTCGGGCCCGGTGAGGGTCAGCTCGTCCCCGTCGATCGCCGTCACGTCGCCGTGGGCGCGCACCGGCTCGACCACGACCCGGGACGCAGTGCGGTCGTCGGCCGTCGAGCCGGACGTGAGGTCGACGTGGACGCGCTGCCCGACGGTGATCGCGTCGCGGTCGGCGGTCTGCTCGCCCTGGCCGGGGCCCTGGTCGAGCACGACGACGGTGTCGTCGGTG of the Kineococcus mangrovi genome contains:
- a CDS encoding MFS transporter, with the translated sequence MTTTTAQPVSPAPSDRPTARQRAALAVLVLPVLIISVDMTVLSFALPAISEAVSPTGTQLLWIVDGYSLAIAGLLVTMGTLGDRHGARKLLLIGSAGFGLVSLFAAFADSATALITARVALGVFGATLMPSTLSLLRSTFTDREQRRTAFAVWAGGFAAGGALGPIVGGWLLEHFWWGSVFLLNVPFMVLLLVLAPLVVREHRGGGAHGRLDLVSVVVSVLALTSLVYGVKTLAEHGLATVPVATFLAGVALGAVFVRRQLRLAEPLLDVDLFRLPVFRSSVLANLMSICGMTGMLFAVSQHLQLVLGMRPLDAGLLLLPGAVVTFASGLLAARLARRLRLDLLIATGLLLGTAGYAVMALLGPGGGSAQAAQLAVAFAVLCAGAGLAETLTNDAILSAAPPHRTGAASAISETAYEVGAVLGTTVLGSVLNAVYRARVEVPAGAEAARETLGAAVELSSTLPGGEALLASAREAFTRGLDATAAAGAVLTATAALVVWRSLRPGERPAASSRDVVTAERS
- a CDS encoding PilZ domain-containing protein; amino-acid sequence: MDAAQGGTIMTEGPAVDTTVTLMPTSAAGAGAWRTGTVRSWTAGAAGLVVTSHVTASRATVEELDGQRVWVSTDPGDGSAVTPHAVFQAVARAHRDDELALTGVMLLAAETRRGAVRAPVSLPAHLTTTDGVADVRTVDYSRTGMRIEGAADVPGGTDVEVALELADGLEVHGRGEVVRVDEESGEAVVRFVELEEGAAEALERSVLTELARQNRP
- a CDS encoding ChaB family protein, with product MPKTSKSGEPLEDELPSTLQRSDEEAQETFAKAHDSAAESYDDEARAHRVAWAAVKHTHEKVGDHWQPKEDGRKGPSDPQAEGGVDTDRRTSGGVDEHATKEHLLEIARELDVRGRSSMDKAELVEAVRKANDAATRDSRS
- a CDS encoding VOC family protein, whose amino-acid sequence is MEFLRALPVLPVHDLDAETAFYAALSFHVQHREDGFAALESGEVVFGLRRVPADVPVPPAGVSWQVEVDDVAEVLAGARAGGLLVREAPHQRDGGRWTLRLLTPAGYELVLDGPSSGTTVLDLRSLALSLPDVVELVDEGRTGFRRIGGAWLARVAGDHAELHTGEGPGGVTAVDLRTVTREHLEELLRSAWEVTPGPVADVGPLRTE
- a CDS encoding sensor domain-containing diguanylate cyclase; protein product: MGPEGVRERGGAVRVDAQEVEGTGVLDTFPDPTWSVDADGRLARWNRAAETVFGHLAADVLGRCPREVLGDVPGATGPVDLRDARDRRVTGSAVVWSDGHLRHTSVRVCEGDVGVVSRRLLEGLLEHVSDAIVTVDARGTVQLLNKVAERLYGVRAADLVGRHVQGLTRGHGADEYLRAVRRALTAGHGWSGVEVEVTTTGGRTLVVESAATALHDAHGGYAGAVLVSRDVTPVRELEQSLRAATRVLRDRTAQMSRATHRDALTGVATRSLLQERLSAALGAAVDRDEPVCVLLADLDGFRAVNDSYGLAAGDALLIAFAAHLRSALPPTATAGRLGADEFAVVLPGTDEDGARRTADVVRAWTPPAPLPVRGRRSEDRAVGVTVGVVRATPVECRSAFDVGVRSVLQRVEAVVAEHKAGRR
- a CDS encoding TetR/AcrR family transcriptional regulator, whose amino-acid sequence is MPRDPAATRDRLVDAFAGLVVSSGARSATLEAVAARAGVSKGGLLYHFASKDALVEGLVQRFERFAAEDVERMRTAPEGPAEYYVRTSSTEAVSLVDGTESDPLSTALVAMLRLAQEGDSRAAAAYVAVNDSWRELIEDQLDGDRGLARLVQLIGDGLWGSASMGIPVTDLEEILEQVRHLVLSSRRTAPSP